GCTTTGCAAGATGTCAGCAAATCCTAGCATGGAGTTGAAGGGCGCTTTTAAGTCGTGGGCGATAATGGAAAAAAATTTATCTTTACTGGCATTAACTTGCCTTAATTGTCTGGCGTAGTTTTGTAATTTACTGAAGGATAATCTTAATTCTAATTGGGCGCTTACCTGTCGAGCCAGAATTTTGAGGGCTTTAATTTGGTCTGCTGAAAACTGGCGCGGTACGGTATCAATGGCGCATAATGTACCTAAAGAGAAGCCGTCTGGAGTGATGAGAGGGGCGCCGGCATAGAAGCGAATGTAAGGGCTTCCTGTGACGAGGGGATTATCGGCAAAACGCTCATCGGCGGTGGCATCCTCAATGATAAATACTTCGCTTTGTAATATTGCATGACTACAGAATGCTATATCTCGATTGGTTTCCCTTGGTTGTAAACCAACTTTTGATTTAAACCATTGCCTATGGGTATCAATCAAACTAATCAAAGTGATGGGAGTGCCACAAATACTGGAAGCCAGTTGGGTTAATTCGTCGTAAACTTCCTCAAAATCCGTGTCTAGGATGTCATAGCGTAATAATGCTTCGATTCTTTGTTGTTCATTATCGGGGAGGGGCGCTGATTTCATCTTTTCGGTGAACTTTAATTTAGTTCTTTGATAACATCATATACTTTTACTAAGGAAAAGGGAAGAGGGGGTTAATTATTGAATTATTGATTGTCGATTATAAATTTCCTTTTGATTAGAGGGAGAATTTTGTAGTTAAAAATTCTTGACATTCTGTGACAGTTTTTCTTTGTTTCATCAATTCTACTAGCTTTAAATAGGCTTCTTGATGAGTTTCAATGATAGTTGTTGCCTGTAAAATGGCTAATCTTTGGCGCATAGCAACATTAACTATTCCATCACTTAATTGAGAATAAATCTGTTGAAATTTGATTTTATCTTCTTCTCCTCCCTGAGATGATTCATAAAAAATTTTTTCAGCAGCAATTCCAGCCATTAAAACTACACCTACTCTTTCTAACATCAAATTTTTTTCTCGCATATCTTGAGGGTTTTCTTGTAAAAATTCGGTGTCAAAGATGACTCCCCCACTACCTGTATTTTTTTTTGTTAAAGTTTCCCATGCTGAGAGGGTATAGCTTTGAATGGGGATTTGGTTGACGTGCGCTGTGAGAAAATGTCCTGCTTCATGAAAAATTATTCTTTCTTTTTGTTCGGCAGATGCAAATATATCTACCAACAAATTTATGCCTTGATTTTGCCAATTAAGGGTGTCAATAGTTACTAAACCCAGTAAAACAAAGGTAATAGTAGCCGGGATGAAAGGAGATAGATTAATTAAAGGGCCTAAAAGTACTGATAGTGTAATGGTAAAAATGCTAATGGCTAAAATATTTAATCCTGTTTGTTGCATAGAGAAAGAATTATCAACTTTTATTTCAGTGTAACTTAAACCTTATTTTATATGGAATCTTCGGTATGCTTCTTTTCTTTATAACTTGATAGTGTAACATAGTTGATTCCTCCATGAAATTTCTGTTTAATTGTTGATTGAAAAAAATAAATTGGGTAACTGATGTTACCCACAATAAAACTTAAAATACTAATTTTTCGTTCGCATTCAACCTCTGAAAGCATTAATATCCCCTTTGACTGCCTAACATCAGTTATTACATTTGTTTAGCAGTTACTGAAAATCAGCAACGCCTAATGGTGGAGGGCGCTGTTTTTGATTGATAACTAGCCTAGCTTAAAATATTTAGGTATATTCAGAAGTTATTAATGTTTTTTAATGCCCTTAATAACACTCTCTAGTATCTCATAATAACCATCAATTTGAAGAGTTAATTTTTTGATCAATATATTAACTTCTTCTTCTATTCTTTTGTCTCTTATTTGCTTCACAATGTTTAAAATATCATAAAATACTTGACCAACTATAGGATGTTCTCGCTCCAAAATTTCCAACCAAATAGCTTGGTCTTCTTTGTCGATTTCCCATATTTTTACATGATGTTTTATGATGTCGTTAATATAATTATTCAAATCTAAATTAGATTTTATTAACTTTAACTTTTGGGGATATTCAGATGAAAAAGTATTAACAATCTTTTTTGCAAATGGTTGCCAAACAGTCTCAAACTGTTTATTCCAATCTTGTCTATCTTGAGTTATTTTCAACATAAGTTTAAAACAAATAATTATAATTTTCAGTTTTTTAAATCATTAATAGTTTTATCTATAAAATCTAAGAAAATGTTTGATTGTAGAATAATATCTTGATAGATATTCATATCATAATAAAGAGAAAGTAAATCTTTAGATGGTTCTATGTTAGGTTGATTCTTTCTCTCATAAATTTTTACATTTTCCCCGATTAAAAGAAGATATTGATCAACACTATTTCTTAATACTTTTTCTCTTTGTAAAATTTCTTTTTTGACATTATTAAAAATGTCATCTCTAGTATTTTTATTAGAGATAAAATTTTCTATATCTCTTGAAAATTTAAGAGTGAAAGTACCCCAATTTCCTATATTGTTACTAACATTAGTAATTAAATCTTCTTTTAACTCTAAATGCTGTAAAAAGCTACTGTAATTCCATTCGGGAAAAATGTTAATTTCATCAATTTTATCATTAGACCTTATAATACTTGTGTTTAAATAATCAATAAATGTTTTATTTCCAAAATTCCATTCTTCTTTTAGTTGATTTACCCACATCGGTTTATCTTCTTTAATCAAATATTTTGCTTCAGAAATTATTTTATTTATTATAATTTTTAAATTACTAAAAATAGATTGTTTTTCTTTCTCTAAAATTAATCTAATTGATTCTACTTTTTTCACAAAGTGAAGTTTTCTTTTTTCTGAAACTTTTTCCCTTAAATCTTCCAATTCTTTTATCTTTT
The nucleotide sequence above comes from Cyanobacterium sp. T60_A2020_053. Encoded proteins:
- a CDS encoding ATP-dependent Zn protease, encoding MQQTGLNILAISIFTITLSVLLGPLINLSPFIPATITFVLLGLVTIDTLNWQNQGINLLVDIFASAEQKERIIFHEAGHFLTAHVNQIPIQSYTLSAWETLTKKNTGSGGVIFDTEFLQENPQDMREKNLMLERVGVVLMAGIAAEKIFYESSQGGEEDKIKFQQIYSQLSDGIVNVAMRQRLAILQATTIIETHQEAYLKLVELMKQRKTVTECQEFLTTKFSL
- a CDS encoding GAF domain-containing sensor histidine kinase → MKSAPLPDNEQQRIEALLRYDILDTDFEEVYDELTQLASSICGTPITLISLIDTHRQWFKSKVGLQPRETNRDIAFCSHAILQSEVFIIEDATADERFADNPLVTGSPYIRFYAGAPLITPDGFSLGTLCAIDTVPRQFSADQIKALKILARQVSAQLELRLSFSKLQNYARQLRQVNASKDKFFSIIAHDLKAPFNSMLGFADILQSNAENLDITQIKDLSSDIYNTGKSTYRLLENLLQWSMLEIGSLPWKPTRLNLNEVVDDILLMLSGVARTKSISLINKIIPAQTIYGDTKMLQSVLQNLINNALKFTPEEGQVTVSSQVEHNLIRVIVSDTGVGMTQQQVNKLFNIEHCISRDGTQGEKGTGLGLLLCQEFVAKNGGTMKVESHIGKGSQVSFTIPKI